In the Phycisphaerae bacterium genome, one interval contains:
- a CDS encoding DUF669 domain-containing protein — protein sequence MADTPFDPPPPYETPPAPLDLSAFDEEYDAVEPADNDEVPDGKYQVRVQRVKLDRSQKGDPMLKWDLVVLSGQHASRHIFKNAVITQASLPFVKGDLKTLGLEVPRFSELPRHLDELLDLTLEVTKRTKGEYSNVYFNKRIQVPAGAAPAEGATPF from the coding sequence ATGGCCGACACCCCCTTCGATCCACCGCCGCCGTATGAAACGCCGCCGGCGCCGCTCGACCTGAGTGCCTTCGACGAGGAGTACGACGCCGTCGAGCCCGCCGACAACGACGAGGTGCCCGACGGCAAGTACCAGGTGCGCGTGCAGCGCGTGAAGCTCGACCGCAGCCAGAAGGGCGACCCCATGCTGAAGTGGGATCTGGTCGTCCTCTCCGGCCAGCACGCCAGCCGGCACATCTTCAAGAACGCCGTGATCACACAGGCCTCGCTGCCGTTCGTGAAGGGCGACCTGAAGACGCTCGGGCTCGAGGTGCCGCGTTTCAGTGAGCTGCCGCGCCATCTGGATGAGCTGCTCGACCTGACGCTGGAGGTCACGAAGCGCACCAAGGGCGAGTACTCCAACGTGTATTTCAACAAGCGCATTCAGGTGCCGGCCGGCGCAGCGCCGGCCGAGGGCGCCACGCCGTTCTAG
- a CDS encoding ERCC4 domain-containing protein translates to MNDFRIIIDSREQEPWSFTYATLRRALPAGDYSVDGLEGAVAVERKSLADFTRTVLHEFPRFAAELDQLAQLPHACIVVEADLDHVLRGQAADVLRGASPESLLGAAVHIQARFHVPVLWCGSRQAARAFTDAYLRMVARETAARAQGEGPDA, encoded by the coding sequence GTGAACGACTTCCGCATCATCATCGACTCGCGCGAGCAGGAGCCCTGGAGCTTCACCTACGCGACGCTGCGCCGCGCCCTGCCAGCCGGTGACTACTCCGTCGACGGGCTCGAAGGCGCCGTGGCCGTCGAGCGCAAGAGCCTGGCCGACTTCACCCGCACCGTGCTGCACGAGTTCCCGCGTTTCGCGGCGGAACTGGATCAGCTCGCGCAGCTGCCGCATGCCTGCATCGTGGTGGAGGCCGACCTCGATCATGTCCTGCGCGGCCAGGCGGCGGACGTGCTGCGGGGCGCCTCGCCCGAGTCGCTGCTCGGGGCGGCGGTACACATCCAGGCCCGTTTCCACGTGCCGGTGCTCTGGTGCGGATCGCGGCAAGCCGCCCGCGCCTTCACGGACGCTTACTTGCGCATGGTCGCCCGGGAGACCGCGGCCCGCGCGCAAGGGGAGGGCCCGGATGCCTGA